A region of the Stieleria neptunia genome:
TCAATGGCCGCGGGAGCGTCCACATGCGCGGCTTCGGTGCGATGCAGGATGTGGAAATCAGCCATTTGGTTGATCCGGACAGCCGGCTCTTTGCACCGCGAAGTGCCGCGTTCGAACGACAGACGGGGAAAACGCCGCAGTGTGTGCAAGACATCCGCCGGGTCCTGGATGACCCCACGGTGGATGCAGTCTCAATCGCAACCCCAAATCATTGGCACGCCCTGATGACCATTTGGGCCTGTCAGGCAGCGAAGGATGTCTACGTCGAAAAGCCTTGCAGCCACAACATTGTGGAAGGCCGGCGAATGGTCGAAGCGGCCCAGAAGTATCAACGCATCGTCCAGCATGGTACGCAATGGCGTTCCGATCCCAAGTGGAAGGCTTACACGACCGACATTCGCGAAGGTAAGTACGGCAAACTGAAGACCGCCAATATTCAAATCTTTCGGCCTCGCAAGAGTATTGGCGTGAAAACTCCCGTGCCACCGCCTCGCGAATTGGACTTCGACCTTTGGACCGGACCGGCCACGATGAATCCCTATCGGACGAATCTGGTTCATTACCGCTGGCATTGGATGTGGGACTATGGCAACGGAGAAATTGGAAATCTTGGTGCCCACGAATTCGAAATGGCACGCTGGGCGATGCCCGAAAGTGCCCAGCCGAAATCCGTGGTGAGTCTGGGAGGCCGCTATGGGTACGAGGATCAGGCAGACACCCCCAATACCCAGCTCACGCTGTACGATTTCGGCGATGCCCAACTCGTCTGTCAACAACGTGGACTGCACTTTGACAAACCGTTGAAAATGAGCATCGATTTCCATACCGATGCAGGCGTCGTCAAAGACGGTAAATTCTATCCCCATGGACAGACGAAGGGAGAGAAGATCGAGGGCGCCCCTGCGAGTGGACTTCCCGAAAACGAATCACGCGATCACTTGCGGAACTTTATCGATTGCATCCGTAGCCGCAAACGCGAGGATCTGGCCTCGGATGTTCTGGATGGGCATCGCACGGCCGTGGTGGCCCACCTGGGCAATCTTTCGTACCGCCTGGGTGACCAGGCTTCGTTCCGTCACCCGCCTCAACCGCTTTCTGAAAATCAGGTTGCTGCAGAATCCTTTGACCAAATGAAACGGCATCTGGTCGACGCCGCCGGAGTCAATTTGGCGAACGCTTCTTATCGAATCGGTCCCACACTCCAATTCGACGCAACGACAGAAACCTTTGTAAATCACCCCGAAGCAAACCACCTCCTGGGCAGAACCTACCGGCCCGGATTTCAACTGCCAACCATCACCAGCTGACGATCATCATGAACCTGACAACTGACGAGGGAAAGCTGTTTTACGACCTGTATGCGGCCCTGCTGTCGTTCGTGAACCGTAGGCTGGAGGTGTCTTCCGAGACTTTCTCAGACGCTCGGGAGTACACGACCACGCCGCCCGAGATCAGGGTGGCCATACGCGATGCCCTGTTCGAGCATCGGGAACTGATCGACGAGTTCGTCAAAGAGAACCCCGCAAGGCTGGGGGCCGAGTCATTGGAGATCGTCGGCAGTTGGAAACACGCTCTGCCGGGCAAGTTCTATATCTTCCGCTACCTGAAAAAGTACACGGTCTTTCTGACCAGTGGCGACTCGCCAAACAAAGCCTATGGCGTACTGGGGTTGGCGGACCCGATGGTGGATGTCATTGGTCCCTACCTGCCACAGCTGGTTGCAACCGTCCTGCTACCGTACCAGGGCAGGATCATCTATGACGGCATGCTAGCAGGGTACAACATCAGGTTCGGCGGCGGCATCAAGCGGTCGCTCAACGAGGAGTACAAGCAGGCCAAAGAGAAATTCGGCATCGTTACGTCGCTCGGGGATCAGGCTGCACCAAAGCCCAAGCAGAAAACGCCCAAGAAGCAGCCACGGAAAGTGAAGGCAGCCCTTGGTGGTCGCTCCGCAGCCGACGAGGCCAAAGCGATTGCCGAGGAGCTGGCCCAAATGACGGATGCCTTCTGCCGGCAGTTCCTCAACGAGGAATACGCTGTACTGTGCCGCGAGTTGGTTTCGGCTTTGGCGAGGAAGCGACCATCGCCGCTTCTTCGTGGCAGAAGGGAAACTTGGGCCTCTGGTGTCGTGAGAACCATCGGATGGGCCAACTTCCTTCATGATCCAAGCCAAACCCCTCACCTGAATTTGTATTCCATCGATGAAGCTTTCGGCATCGCGGAGAGCACCGGTGCGGCCAAGCTGAAAGAGATCCGGACGATGCTCAGGATTCGGCAGCTCGATCCCAAATGGACACTCCCCAGCACGATGGACGACAATCCGATGGTCTGGATGCTGGAGGTCAACGGCATCATGATGGATGTTCGCCGCGCCCCTCGGGAACTTCAAGAAGCGGCCTTCAAGAAGGGCTTGATCCCATACATCCCGGCAGACAGGGCTGAGGCGGACGAGGCATCGCAGTAAGCGGAAAAATTATCCGTGATTTGGTCGCGACATGAACTTGCGTTGCCGGTTGTCGTGGGGAAATTCGGCGGGAGCAATTCGGGCCAATACGGCAACGCTTTCGGCGGGTCTAAATCAAGTCTCGGACGGCTTGCTGAAGTGGCAAGAAAAGAGAATTGGAACGTGCCGAAAAAGCGGTGAATCCATAGTGTTCATAAAAACGGATGGCGTTCTCATCCTTCGCTTCAACGACGATTGCGTAAGCTGCGATCTCGCTTTTCACCGCCCTGCGGATTCCATCGAACAACAACAGACCGCCCAACTTCTTCCCCTGGTGCGGTTTCGCAACAGCGAGTCGGCCGAGACGCACAACGGGAACGCTGGGATAACGCGGCAGTTTCTTGGCAACATGTTCAGGCAGGTCTTGAATCGAAACGCCACCCGCCGAGAGCGTGTAGTACCCGGCGATCTCGCCAGACGATTTTCCAATCATAACGAAGCATGCCGTGAATCGGCGACGCACATCTTGGCTGACCCGCTTCGCGAGATAATCGTTGAGTTCGGGCGAGCCACAATCGAAACCCTTACGATCGTGATTCGCGAGAGCTTCGATGCGGTATGCGGTCACTCGGAATCAACCATCTCGTGATACCGTTTGGCAGCATCCCTGAGCGGCTCTGCAACCGGTGGCGGATTCAACAACGCGTCCGCAAATTGCTGCTGGTCGGCGGCCGAAAGAACAAGCAACTCATGATCAGAGATCGCGCGTTCAGCCGCCTCGCGCGCCGAATTGACCACGAAGTCCGACAGAGTGCGGCCTTGTATCGCGGCCGCTCGACGAAGTAGCTCAAGCACCGGCTCGGGAAGGCGTGCGTCCAGTCGTGCCGACTTGGGCTCAGGTTGAATCATGGCTCGTTTCTCTCCTCAGTACCAACGTACGGCAATTCTACGTACGCTGTCAAGTTATTGCGATATTTATGGCAAAACACAGCGTTTTCGATGAGATGGCACCAGATCACTAATGTCACTCTTAGCCGCCGATTGGTGAAAGCCTCCGCAGCTTTACCTGTGCTTTTACCTGCGGAAGACCAATGAGTTCATCGTAGACGCGATTATATCCCACGACGAAGTTGGGGGTTGCCTCCTGCGGATCGGTCAAAATCCGAAGGTTGCTTTCGTCAGGCCACCAATGGTGATGGGGGATCCTGAAAATATGCCCATGGTGCCTGCCATCGTAAGCCGCAATCAGCCAAGGTTCGCGGGCCGCTCCTAAAGCGTACCAGTGAGATCGTGGGCGAAATACCTCCCACGCCCTGTCATAGATGCCGAGAAAGTCTTCGGGAATACGCCGCGTCCATTGCTTCACTCTTAGGAAAAACTCGAGAGACGCAACCCAAGATCCAAATGCATTTGACAACTTTTGCTTCGCAGTGCTGCGGTCGTTGCTCGCGAAGTTTCCCGCATCTTTTAACATGAGCCCATACTTAACCATGCTCTGGTACAAGAGTTGTGTTGTGTTTTCATATTCCCCTGATCGCCTCTCCTGATCCGCCATTTCTCGTGGCGAAATGGATAGGGTACTCGCGAGTCTGATGGGCATAGTTTGGCTCCGAAAGCGATTGTCAATCGTTGTGCTTGGCGTCCTAGGAGCATACGTCGCATTCTCAACTGAAACAAAAAAAAACAACTTTCGATCATCGAGTCTTCTTGCGGCCAAACCGTTTTGGCCTTGGAAAAGGTGTCGGACACGAATTTGACACCCTCAACGCCGTGCGTCAGACGCCGCGAAACACGAATTGGAACACCAGCATCCGATCCACCTGGTCAATGTGATGATCAGCTACGATGGCAAGACGTCTGACAAGCACTCATTATGAATCAGCGACCACGATTTGATCGTGCGTCAAATGCGGGAAATTTCGCTCGCGGGGGCGTGGCCGCGACAACTCCACAAGCCGAGCCCCCCGATCCCGGCTCAAACGAGGAAAGGCCAAACGAACCGGACCTGGGTGTCCCCTTCAGGATGCCGGGAATGGATGCGATGACCCCTAGGGACGTCGATTCTATTGCTGCAGCTTTGGGCAGCCCCCATCATCATTCTGCCCCCAACGTCATGTCTACCCAAGTAGAACCGCACTTCACCGTTCCCCGTGACGGCGATGTCGGTGTGACTGTCACCATCGAAGTCGCCGACGACGACTTCTCATGCTTGGTGGTTGACAACAACTTGAACGCAACGAGGTTCAATCAGCGAAGGGTGAAGTTGAAACTTCACTTCTCAATGATTTCAACGTCTCAATCCATTGGGCTTCCAAGTCCGCCAGGCTTTCAAATCCGTACGTCGACACGACTGCGTCGGGCAACTGACTTGCCATCTTGTCAGACGGCACCGACCGCATGCACTCGATCAGCTTCCGTTTTCCTCCCTGTGCGACTAGCCAGTCGACGAGTAGACCTGATTGTTGGTGCATCAACTTCAGATGCTCGCGATCCGTTGGGTACGACTTCATCGAGAACAGTTCGTGAAGGGGGATCAGCGTTTCGTTGTTTGCCGCTTCGGCGACCGTTCTTCGAGCCGCGTCGGGGACGCCACTGGAGTCGCCTGCAAGCATCGCGATCCCCTCATCAATCCACAGCGGAAGTTTGACATTGAAGTTGGCCGCTAACACCAGATGCATGACTTCATGAGTCAATCGTTCGTCCAGATTTGTCGGGGAACCTTGCAGATGCATCATGGCACCGGTGACCTTGCCATCGGGGGTGAACCGGTAGGTTGTCGCACCTTGAGCCGACCTGGTCGTCTCGGCAACCTGCACATCGATCCCACAGGATTCTTTAAAGTCGACGGGTATCGTGCCGAACCACTCTTGCGTCAGTTCTCGAAAAGCCCCCTCGGCAGTTTTCGCAACGTTTTCCAAAGTATCTGCCGGCACTGTCTCAGCGAACGGATCCCCACTGACAAAAAAATGATTGGTCCGAGTTGACGTGATCGGGACAACAGGATGATCCGGTATCGAGGCTGACTTGGCGGCGTTCGAGGCCGTCGCGTCCCATTTCAAATCCGGATTAAGCAGTTCATCGATCCGCCGCGCGATGATCTGGCCCTTGGCTTTTTGTCGCTCGGTGACCAGTTCTTTTAAACGCGACACACGTTGAGAAAGTGAGTCAAGCTCGGCCTGATAGAGTGCTTGCTTGGCATCAAAGGCTTCGACAACCATCGGCCCCAAAATCTTCCGAGCGATCGCTTGATCGGTGTTTGCATTTCCTGCCGATCGCAATTCGTTCGCTTTGGTTTGCGATTTCTTATCGGCCAATATTGCCTGACGAGCCAATTGTGAGTGTTCGACGCGTCTCGACTTCGGTGCCGGATAGACTCCCGCGGCGGCCGGGGGCGCACCAAAGGGATTGACAACCGGACCGGGGCTGGCAATCTGACCGGGAGCCGCAAGCGGAAGGTGTGGCGGCCCGGGAATTCCAGCCGCCGATCCGATTGGCTGCATCGGGGGCTCGGATGAATTTTGTTTCTGCAATGCCGCCAAAATCCGTGCCGGAATCTTCTCCTTTTCATCGCCCCAATCAACAAATGGGAATTTTACGATCACATCGCAGTCGGCGATCAGGGGGCTTTGCCTGAGCAGAGCGGCTGCCTCAAGAAAGGGATGCAATTGAAACGGACCTTCGCCCCGTAACAAGATCAACTCTTTTTCAACTTCATCAGGTCCGGCGATCGATGCACTGGCTCTCAAGCCGCGAAGATGCAACTTAACAAAGTCAGGTGGAGGCGGATTAAACAGTTTGGTGACCAGTTGCGGACTTCTCCCCGGATCATGTCGGGCGATGACTCTGATCGAAACGTTTTGCAAATCCTTGTCAGGGTCGATGTCCGGCCCAATCGCCCGAGCACTGAAGGTGATTTGACCGACACCGCTTTCGCGAAAAAACGAGACTAACTTTGTCAAGCTATTGGCGGATGAGTCTTGGGGGGCTTTGATATGAACGATGGATTCTTGTCTCGCGCCGGACACAAAATGAATCACCGTTTTTCCCGTCCGTTTTTCTGCCAACTTGGCGAGAATGTCCATGACCTCGTTCGATCTCGTACCGTTCCTGAACGACAAAACGATCTCGACCGCTTGATGGTCATCGACGTCATCCTTTTCGGGCACGACTTGCGCAAGGCCCAGCTGTGTCCAACAGAGCATCGCACTCAGAACCGCCGGAAGAATACATGGCGGTCTTAAAAAGTGGCGCAAGCTTCCAGTTTGCAGTTGTTTCATTTCGATTCCCAGTCGTCTCCGAGTTCTTGTTCCCATTTCCACACCTGTCGATCAATGTCTTCGATTTGTTCGTCGAGATAGTCCCAACGCAAGTCGGATTCCAATCGCGTCGTATCGATCGCTTCCAAAACAACGGAGTTATCATCCGTTACAGAATCGTCACTGACTTGTGCGTTTTGGTGAGACGTTTGATCTCGTTCGTCGAAAACTTCCGTCGGCGACGGCCGTTGCATCGGAAAAACGTAGACGACGGCAAGGAAGATCGCGGCGATCGTGGCCGCGACTGCAACCACGACGATCATCCGTCGGCGATTGTGATTCGGGCGAGCCAACGGATCGGGCAACGCAACTTGTCCGGGTTGCCTGTAGTGACTTAGGCATTGCTCCAGCAGTCCGGCGACATCGTCCGCGGATTTTGGACGTCGATGGGGATCGTCTTGATGCAGCCAATCAACCAACCGGATCAGCCAGTCGGGCGTTTGCGTGTCGAGACTTGATAGCGAGGGAACCCGTCCTTCAGCGATGCGCGTGATCGTTTCGCTGCCGACGTCACCGCGTATCGGCGGGTGTCCCGCGAGCATCGTGAACAGCACACTTCCCAAACTGAACAGATCGCTCCGCAAGTCAAGTGGTTGGCCTTTGGCCTGTTCTGGCGACATGTAGTGCGGTGTCCCGGCGAGCGTCCCGGCCCGGGTCAGCGAGGCATCATCGGCGGCACGGGCGAGCCCAAAATCCGTGATCACCGCGCGTTCGGTGCCTTTGGATAACAGCACATTGGCAGGTTTGACGTCACGATGGACCAGACCCTGGGAGTGCGCCGCAGCAAGGCCTTTGGCGATTTGCATGCCGATCGAGAGTGTCGATTCGATGTCCAAACAACCTTCGTCGTCGATCCGTTGTTGCAGCGATGGATCTGCCAAGTACGGCATCACCAGATACGGCACGTCATTGAAATGGGCGACCTGATAGATCGCAATCACGTTCTCATGCAGGACCGCGGCGGCGGCACGTGCTTCCCGCGCAAACCGCTTTCTCGCACTGGTAGACGATGCCAAGTGTGGTGACAACATTTTGATCGCGACGAATCGATCCAACGCCGGTTCGCAGGCCTTCAGCACAACGCCCATCCCGCCGGTGCCGATGATGCCCGTGACTTCGAACGGGCCGATCCGTCCGGCCGACCGCGGGTCGTCGCTGGGGGCAATCGTGCGAAGGATCATCGAGACGTCAAAGCGACCCGCAGCAGCATCAATCGACGATTCGCCGGAGTCAGCGATGGCCGACAATTCGCCCGCGGAGAGCCGATCGGCAGTCAACTCATCGGCCGACAGTGCGTCTTTCGCCACGGCCCAGTCCTCCGCAGATCCCGCCAGTCGACTGATCCGGTCACGGCATTCTGCGCAGTGATCCAAATGTGTGATCAGTGATTCGCATTCAACTTGCGGCAACGCATCATCGACGAAGCACTGGAGCTGATCGATCGGACAATGTTGGATCGGATTCATGATTCGGATTCGTCCTGTTCAATCGCCGCGACGGCTTTTCGAATCTTGGCCAGTACACGACTGCGTGCCGCATAGACCGAACCGATTGTTTTGCCAAGCCGTTCCGCGACGTCCCCGCCGTTCTGACCGTCAACGGCCGTCATCCAAAATGCCCGCCAGACGTCTTCGCTAAAGCTGTTTTTAACTCGTGCGGCGGTGTAGCGAAACAACTCACAACGTCGTTCGTAGACCCAGTCGGTTTCTAAATCGCTATTCGGCTCCGGGATCGCTTCGAGCATGTCCCATACTTCTGACGATCCGGATCCCCGTCCGGCGTTTTCTCGTTGAATCAGGTTGATCACTGCGTTTCGAGTGACCGTGGCAAGCCACCCGCGAAACCGCCCACGGTCGGCGTCGGGTTCCCAGCGATCCGATGCTCGGGCGACTGCCCAAAGCACCCGCTGCGTGATGTCGCATGCATCAGCATCCTGAAGTCCCCTGCGGCGCGAGAAACGAAAAATCAATGGCTCGTACAGAGAGACAAATTCATTCCATGCCTGCCGGTCGGACGGGTTCTTCAGCCGCGCTATAAGCGTGTCTCGTGTCTCTGGCCATGAATGCATGATTTCGTGTTCCTCTCCTGACAAGTGACACCCCGATTCAAGAGAAACCTGACGCGAAAATCAGGGAAAATTGATATTTCCCTGACTGGAATCAATAAGGCGAAAGGGACTCAATGAAACCATCACCGATGTTGGTCGAGGCAGGAATTTACCACGCGGCATCGTTCCGGTCGTTCCGGCATCCTGTCAAAAATGGTTTTTCGCTTGATTGCAATGGCGGAAAGATTGAGCGTTCTACAAGGAGCCGTGTCGAGGATGGAAAGCCGCTTCGATGACGAAAGGGGCAACACAATTCAACCCAGCGAACGCTCTGCCCCCATCACCCAGCCTCCCATCGTTTTGCCCCCATCGTTTTGCCCCCATCGTCCTGCCCCCATCGTTATGCCTCCCATCGCTGGGATCCGACAACGGGGAAGGAGTACATGCGTGTTGGTGTCCAGGCTTTAGCCGCACCCTCTCGCAGCGTCGCAGCGACCGGAAGTCGCCTCAAGGCTAAACACCAACGATCACGGAATCCCATTGCGACGAATCCCGTTCCTCCGTAAAACAGGGTCTACGCCACGTCTTCATCCCAACGTCCTAGGTTGCGTCCTTGAATGGATTGCGCTGGGGCGGATCCTCGTGAATTGCGTTCTTGAGCAGTTGCTGCACGAGGGAATTGATCACCGGAACGCGATGCCGGACCCAAACATGCATTTCCTCGGGTTGGCATCCCAAACGACTCTTCGCTTCCAATGCCGTCCGGCCGAACGAAACCCGTTTGCAGCTCCACGTGATGGCTTGTTCGATCACGGCAAACAACAACGCGTGATAAACCGGCAAGCGAGCATTCACCTCGCAGTCCATCCCCAAGTAGAATCCGATCGCCGTTTCAACGGTCTGTTGGTTCAACACGTTCCAATGAACCAATAGGGCACTTCGTCTACAACCTTGCACCCACGTTTGAATAGTTCACGTTCTTGCAGAGCCGCAAGCGACCAGACTGATGCAAGCGGCTGACATTCCAGAGGTTATCGCCGTGAACCGATCGAAACCCGCCCAATCGTGGAGACGACTTGGCATCATCCCAACCGGCTGCGTGTTGGTTTGCATTTTGCAAGCGACGCAGCTCGCCGGTGATGCGAAGTGCGAGTCTCCATCAGGTGTCGAATTCGAGATTATCCTCGACTCAGACTCCGTAAAGTTTCCTGATCCCATTCATGGGTTTCTTCGCGTGACCAATACGTCGGGACGAGAGGCCATTCTTCCATCACTGGGCGAGTTGCAACACTCCACGTCACTGGAGCTTCGCTGCGGCGGGCAGGTCGTAGAGGCGGACTTTGCGGCGAACCAACCGGCGCGTGCAACGAGACGCCCGGCGGGATACTCCTCCGTGACGCCATTTTGCCTGCGATACAACGAACCGAAGTTCGTGCAGCGAGTACGCGAACGGTTGCCGGTTCTGATTCATGCAAAGACACCAGTTCGGCCGAGGCAAATTGCCAATTCAGTCGCAGGGCGAGACACAGCCGACCGGACCTCCGCACCTCGTTTCGTCGAGCTAGACGAGTCCAATGGCCGACCGATTCTCTCAGCCACTGCGGAGACAAGGGTACGGCTTGACACCGACAACTGGATTTTTCGGCGGCCGGACGATCCTCTCATTCGCTTTGCAGCAGCATGGCCAGCATGGCGGAGCGATCGCGAATTAGGCGAGATTACCGCGCTGATGAAGTTTCCACAATCGATAGCGGAGATCGAACGCTTCCTAATTGAGGTATCGACCATCAATGATGTGCCCATCTTGGCAGTCTTTCCTGAACGTGCGTTTTCCATTCTTGACCGCCTGAACAAGGACACAGTTTCTTGGCGTCGGCTGAAACTAACTCAACTTCTGATGCAATGCACGCGGGAGGGTTTTGACAGAGAGAAGCTCGCGAGCGTGGTCGATGAGGCTTGGACGACGCTCGCACAGTCTGGCCCCGCCGAGTTCTTGGAACGTGAGAAGTCCTTTCGTTTTAAGATGCACAGGATCCTGACCAAGCCTAACATTCACAACGGTCCAGACAGCCGCAAGCTCGTAGAGCTGTTCTCCGAGGAATGGTCCAATCGGATCGCAACGAGTTTTCAAGGATTGAGTTGCGTCCAAGACACAAATACCGCTGATCGAATGAATGCGGATCAGTTCGCTATTGAACACCTCACTCAAAAGTTGAGAATGTTGCGGGCGAGCGTAAACTCTCCATAACGGTTTCGTGTTCGGAACCTGTCATTTGGTGCCACCCACCAAACCAGCATGGCAGCGCAGGCGTACGCTCCTGCTAGCAAACCCGTTGCCGGGCAGCATCGGCTGCAGTTGGTGGGTGGCGCGATGTCAGTGCCCTGGGACAATGAAAATTTTGCTCGTCTAAAGAGAGGATCAATGCGTGGTTGTGCCGTGAAGTGCAAACGGGGCGAAAGCAAAAGGCGACACCCAGAAGCCAGAGTCGCGGAGAGCGACAGGCAGGTCACTCGCATTCCATATCCCCGGCGAACGCCAGACGAAAATCGATTGATTTGCCATCGGCGGCGCAGCAGCGTTACTTGAATTTGTCCGCGTTCTCAATCACAAAGCGGGTGGAAAAGACTTCAACGCTTTCCTTTGCCTTGTAGTACTGTGAATCGAACTTGTCGAACGCGCCTTCGTGTTTGGTGTAGACGGATGCCAGTTGATCCTGGCGTTTGCCCCGATCGCGGAACGGCTTCTGGTCGCCAAACAGTTTCAGAACGCCTTCAAAGATTTCCAATCGCTGCTTGAAACCCATGGCTTCCAATCCATCGAGGGCGAGTTGCCAGTTGGCCCCGGCGGAGTTGAAAAAGTATTGGGAGTGGCCGCCGTTATTCACTTCCGCATCCAGCCAGAACACCGCTAGATACATCTGCTGCTCCCGGTTCAGCGATTCCCATCCACCTGATTCCTCTTTCTGCCAAATTCGGTCTTGAAAGCCTCGCAGGTCATGGCTCGCGAGCAATCCTCTCGCCGCGCCATCGGAGACTCGATCTTCCGAGTGGCTGCAATATTCCTTCAGCAATGCCGTGTCTTCAGCAACTTTGAATCGCCCAAGCAATGCCAGCGTTTCCCCCAAAGCATAGGTATTGGGGTATTCCATCTCGCGACCGGCGTACGTCGTAACGAGAGACTTCACCGTTTCTCGATCGATCGAAAAATCAAATTGTCCGATCACACGCAGGATTTCGTGAAGGGAGTTTTTCTTGGGATCGAGGACGGCATCCGACAGGAGATAGGACTCCGCTCGCGCTGCGTCAAGCTGGGCAAAGAGGCGAGCCGCATCCTCAACATTTCGGCCTGAGGCAACGAGGTTTTCAAGATCCGGAAGAACACCTGACCTGATCTCCGCAGACAGCTTGTTCGCCTCGATGGCGCGCGTCATCCCAATCAATGCATACGATCGAACATACTCATCATCGTCAGCGAGCGACTGCTTGATTGCAGGCAGGGCTTCTGCCCACCCCGATTCGGCAATCGCCAAGCCGCACTCTTTCCGAATTTGGTCTGATGGATGCGAAAGAGCTGGCGTGAGAAGTGCGATCGCTTCGGCCGGCAAGTTTCCGTCAAAGAGTTCGCAGACTCGCATGATGGGAGCCTCTTCGAATAGATCGCCTTGCTGCAACGCGGAAAGCTTTTCGTTCAGCGATTCGTCTTTGAGAATGGCGAGCAGCGCGTCATTGGTTCGTGGAGACAATTCCTTGAGCTGGCGGCCCAGTGCCCACAGCTCTCGAGTCGTTTCCGAACCGAAGACGTAGCGTTTGATTTGCTGCGTGATCTGATCCGAGTCCCAAGATTCAGCAGCTTCTGCAAAGACACCGGCGTCTTCTGATTCCGCGATCATCTCATTCCACAGATTCGGATCCTTCACGAACTCCCTGAACCCAGGCTCTTTTTGGGCTCGGTTGGTTCGAATGTGGAGGTATTGAAAGATGCCAATGCTGGCAGCAACAAGAATCACAACGCCAATGATGACGAACTTTGCCATTCCGACTTCCCGTCGTTTGGTGACCACAAACTTTAGACGACCCCGCAGCACAGCCCCGGTCCCAGGCTCAAAACCGGGCTCCTTAAACTCCGATTCAATCTGGCTCATTCTATCGATGGCC
Encoded here:
- a CDS encoding DMP19 family protein, whose protein sequence is MAIAESGWAEALPAIKQSLADDDEYVRSYALIGMTRAIEANKLSAEIRSGVLPDLENLVASGRNVEDAARLFAQLDAARAESYLLSDAVLDPKKNSLHEILRVIGQFDFSIDRETVKSLVTTYAGREMEYPNTYALGETLALLGRFKVAEDTALLKEYCSHSEDRVSDGAARGLLASHDLRGFQDRIWQKEESGGWESLNREQQMYLAVFWLDAEVNNGGHSQYFFNSAGANWQLALDGLEAMGFKQRLEIFEGVLKLFGDQKPFRDRGKRQDQLASVYTKHEGAFDKFDSQYYKAKESVEVFSTRFVIENADKFK